The DNA sequence TCCATTTGAAAGTCTTTAAACTGGGGATTGTCATGCACAAAGACCTGGGTCGACGACTTACGTTGAAAGAACCCGAATCGCGAAAGCATGTTTGCGATTTCTTTTCGACCAAAATAATTCATGACGATCGTTTCCATTCTGATCTGACGGCAGTGCTGGATGAAAGCCACCAGTAACTGTTGGAATGATTTCTGGTCGCGATAGAAAAAGTCCTGAATTCCCGCTGCATGGTCACCATTTCGGCCGGTTTCCCCAATCACATAAACCAGATAGCCCAGTAGCTCCTGCTCACGGTTCTCCAAAGTCATGATCTGGAAGCGAGTCGACGGCTCATGACAAAAACGCCATTCCAGAAATTCGCGCGTGCGCTCGACCATGATAAGATTGTGAGCATGCTTTTCAAAAAGTCGATGAAACCGTTCATCAATCGGTGCGTCATTATTTACTTTAAGACGATGCGACTTGAATGTTCTGGATTCGAGAGAGTAGAGATTAAGTGCCAGATCAATGAGTACTGTCGCTCCTTTTCTGACAAATCTGTTCGAGATTTTATTCTTAAGCTTGTATTCACTGCGCAGCGGTTTGACCCAATGCTGGAAGGTGCCGATTTGTTTGTAGCGACATCGTTTAAAGACCGCCGCCGCAGTTTCCGTCATGCCATACACAAAGTGAAAGTCCGTTTCGGGCAGGTGAGAGATTAAGGCGCGTTGCAGTTTGAGCGCTGCCTGAGCCGATGTGTGTGCTTCATCGATGTTGATTGCTTCAGCCTGACCGACTACAAAGGACTGGCCGCCATAGTTCATGCGCCTTCGCAACAGGCCAGTAGAACCAATAAGTTTACCGACTGATTCTTCCCGGGCCAGCCAGCAGAGGTTTTCACCAAATGGATTCTGCCGTTGAGACCAGTTAAACCACTGGGGGTCGTTTTTCTGAAAATTCCGATTGATCAAGGAAATCAGTTCTTTCTGATCGTCACTCGGTTTGGCCTGGGTGATAGAGTAGCCCATGTTATTTCAGCTCGTTTCTGGAAATGAAAAGTGCAATTATTCCTTAGACAGTCGTTGGTGAAGTCTAGGTCTCGGGGACATAAAGTCAAATTAGCTCTGATCAAGATGATTTCTGGTCTAGTTTGCATACTATTTCTCTCTTTGAAGTTGGCTTTCAATTTAGACGGTAGAAATCAACTGGAACATGGGGTCAAACAGGAGCACATCTTCTGTGACAAACTCTCGGGCACTAAAACTGATCGACCGTTTTTATTGCTTTGACAAGTAAATTTGCGAAGTGGAAATACTCTCCTTGTTTGGAAGCTAGGCTGTCTGAGACGACCACTACG is a window from the Gimesia benthica genome containing:
- a CDS encoding GNAT family N-acetyltransferase → MGYSITQAKPSDDQKELISLINRNFQKNDPQWFNWSQRQNPFGENLCWLAREESVGKLIGSTGLLRRRMNYGGQSFVVGQAEAINIDEAHTSAQAALKLQRALISHLPETDFHFVYGMTETAAAVFKRCRYKQIGTFQHWVKPLRSEYKLKNKISNRFVRKGATVLIDLALNLYSLESRTFKSHRLKVNNDAPIDERFHRLFEKHAHNLIMVERTREFLEWRFCHEPSTRFQIMTLENREQELLGYLVYVIGETGRNGDHAAGIQDFFYRDQKSFQQLLVAFIQHCRQIRMETIVMNYFGRKEIANMLSRFGFFQRKSSTQVFVHDNPQFKDFQMEVLHDSNCWHLTNAELL